Part of the Nicotiana sylvestris chromosome 2, ASM39365v2, whole genome shotgun sequence genome, gtatatgaaatgggagcaggttgcacgcctacaacggtagtatatgaaatgggagcgggttgcacgcctgcaatgctatcatagaaggggcacactctTAGTAAGTACCCCAAAGTCCTCCAATTGATTCTTGATCCATAAGAGCTGAGCACAGCAGGATGCTGCAgctacatattcagcttcagctgttgaaagagccactgaattttgcttccttgttccccaagagataagacatgaacctaagaagtgagccattccagaagtgtttttcctgtccacaagataacctgcataatcTACATTAGCATACCCAATCATATTAAAATTGTCACCTGATGGATAATACAGCACCAAGTCTTGTGTTTCTTTGAGATATCTTagtattcttttggcagccttgaAGTGAGATTCCTTGGGGTTTGATTGAAATCTTACACATAGCCCCACACTGAAAACAATATCAGTTCTGCTGGCAGTGAGATAGAGGAGAGACCCAATgatgcctctatacatggtttgattcacaggagatccagtttcatccatgtccagtcgagtggtagtagcaatgggagtgtctatcacctttgatgcttccatgtcaaacctcttcaagagctccctgatgtatttttgctgatAAATAGATATACCCTTTGGGGACtattttacttgaagacccaagaagaagttcagttccctcatcatgctcatttcaaattcacttcccatgagttttgcaaattctccACACAGAGAATCAGAtgttgctccaaaaatgatatcatcaacataaatctGAACAATGAGCAAGTTCCTTCCTAGTTTCGTTAagaaaagagtgttgtcaattttccctcttttaaaaccattttcgaggaggaactttgacaatctttcataccaagctcgaggagcctgctttaACCCGTACAGAgctttgtccagtttaaacacatattcagggtgctcaTGGCATTCAAACCCTaggggttgcttcacatagacttcttccttaaggagtccattcaaaaatgaactcttgacatccatttggaacaatgtGAATTCCATTTGAGATGCAAACGCgattagaattctaatagcttccatgcgagccactggagcaaacgtttcatcatagtcaatcccttcctcctgattgtagccttggaccactagactggccttgttccttgtggtaactacatgttcatcgagcttgtttctgaatacccacaTGGTTCTTATAATGGTTCAATTTgggggtctaggtaccaggtgtcacacattgtttctctcaaactgatACAGCTCGTCTTGCATGGttgtaatccaatctgcatctttcagggcttccttgatattttgggttctatctgggagagaaaggctgagaaggcaagtgaattctGGCTCTTGACCTATTTTGTACTCCGGAATATAGAGGGGTGATAATGTTGTCTATTGGATGAGAGCTTTGGTGTCTCCAGTTAGACGCCTGAGGTTCATTTTGAGAGGAGGAAGATATGTTTGGCTGATTTTCCTCTATCTTTCTCTCAGGTACTAGTGGATTTTCCtaaactgcatcaaccactctttctttaGCTTCAGTGGTTGTAACTGAGGTGTTTGGTTCTATTGAAGATGAAGCAACGTTGTCTTCATTTGGCTCATTTACTTGACTCGTCATATATgtctttccatttgtcatgttAATGAATTCACCAGGAACTAGTGAGGGTTCTTCATCTTGATCTTCCTCAACACTCTTTTCAAATGATGGATAagattcatcaaaaataacatgaacactttcctcaacacattgagtccacttattatatatcttgtaagccttgcTTTGAGAGGAGTAAcccagaaatattccttcatcactcttggcatcaaatttaccaagctgatcctttccattgttgagaacatagcatttgcacccaaatgttcttaggtgagtcatcttgggtttccttccattcaaCAGTTCATACGGGGTTTTGTTTAGaagtgatctgatcatgcacctgttcaccaagtagcaggcgGTATTAAtagcttcagcccagaagttctttgcaattccactgtcgatcagcattgttcttgccatttcctcTAGATTTTTGTTCttcctttctactactccattttgctagggagttctgggagctgagaagttgtgtgtgatgccattttcattgcagaattcatcaaatttgacattgtcaaattctgtcccatgatctgatctaatgcatgcgactctagattccatcttcacttggattttcttcacaaagtcCACAAATACCTCAACAGTTTCATCTTTGGTTCtgagaaacagagtccatgtgaatctagAGTAGTCATCTACTATCACgaaatgtatctttttcctcctctgctttgcaCTGTCATAGGTCCACACATATCCATATGCAGAAGCTCTAGTGGCTTTGAGGTTCTCACATCTCTTTTAGGcttaaaagaggacttcacatATTTTCCTCTAGCACAGGCATCACAGACTTTTTGCACCTTGAATTGTGACATaggcagaccatggaccaggtctttctaaattagtttgttcagaagagaaaaacttACATGGCCCAGTTTTTTGTGCCATAGTTCAGCTTCATCATCAACagctttcagacaactcagatcaccattCTGTAAGGACTTAAAATCAGcgacatagatgttcttgtatcttttggccataAGTACTATTTCGCCAGTCACTAGAtcagtgactgtacatattttggacaagaattctaccttgtttcctttatcacagatttAAGAAACACTCAAGAGACTATACTTAAGGCCATttacatagtacacattttcaatagaatgagtgagtgacttcccgacttttccaactccaagaatgtacccctttttgccgttgccaaaggatacactccctcattgcagggcttttagtgaaagaaagtctgtGGTATTTCCAGTCATGTGTTTTGAacacccactatccatgaaccattgttgaccgcttccttccactgttccctgcacaagagattaagagttagttttagaacccaaacaagtttgggtcccttgtagtaagcaagaggatgaataagagttttcttagtccatgcaggtaatgtgcGTTTTTTGTCAGTGGAACCTAGTCCCTCTTTTGTAGTCACCGTTTCAGCAAACACTTTATTTTTCTGACCTGATTGATTCTTAGCCTGGACATCTTCCTTGAAGAGCCCAGTGTTCCCACATCTGGTACAAGGCCAGTTATCAGAGACAATGACGTACTTACTGTGAGGGTtgtgaggagttttctccctttggatcCCTGCTCTCTGCCTGTTTTCACAATCATTAGTATGTAAGGCAGTGGTAGCTTCTGAGGACCAGTTCCACtttagggacttttcaagatcattttttactctttccagaTTAGTTTGGAGAAGctcttttttctcaatttcagcacACATCCTAAATCTCATAGCTTTCACCTTATTTTCAAGCCTAATTTGTTCCTCACTTGCTATCTCCTTTCCCTTTCTAGAACtttcaggttttgacttagtccatggtttcactattgtttcccttaggtcTACAATTTCTGCCAAtagatcactcttttcttttctgagAGTTTCAATGGTTTTCTTATGGTCAGTAACTACAACCACTAAGTTGTCTTTAGTTTGTTCAGATTCTCCTAATTCTAAGGTCAAAGAATCTTTATCCTCCACAAGACTAAGAAAATCAGTGATTAATACATcagctaaagacatgagttttttggagaataggatttcagatttctctgaacatccctgaagtttacctctttgttgccattgtcttcatcatcatctgattgagccatcaaagcaaaaTTTGAGTCATATCCAGTCTCTTcgccttcaactgccatcatggaactatcaccagtATTAGGTTCATCTTTAGACTCACTAGATGAATCCCCCCATGCTGCAAGAGCATATCTCATCATATTGTCAGCAGATCTTTTTCTCTTGAAGTCCTTGATAGGAACCGAGTTCGTCTTAGCTGTTTTCTCATGATGGTTCTTGTAGAATTATTGCTTTAGGAGAGGACAATTTTTTATGAAGTGTCCAGGCTTTCCGCACTTGTAACAAAGATCACAGTTTCTTAGTCTGATAGAAATGTCCCTTTTTAGCATTTCTCCAtgtcttctgaccatcttctaaAATCTTTTGGTTAGgtaagccatgtcactgtctTCCTATCTTGAATCATTGTAATCAGCTttaagtaccaggttcttttccctttttggttctcttctttcactgtttaTCTTTTTCATCAACTCATGGGTCTTCAAGTTTCCGATCAGCTCTTCTACGGTCAGCTCCTATAAATCATTTGATTCAGTAATGGCATTCACTTTGCTTTCCTAGGAGCTAGGCAGAAAGCTAAGGATTTTCCTTActagcttgtttctgggaatgatTTCATCAAgggagtgtaactcatttatgatagAAGTGAATCTCGTATACATATCTTGAATGAATTCATCGTCCCTCATTttgaagagttcatactcggtagtgagcaTGTCAATCTTAGACTGTTTTACTTGTGTAGTCCCTTCATGAGCTATTTGCAAAGCTTCACATATCTCATTGGCAGTGTCAAAGGTGGAGATTCTATTGTACTCTTCAGGTCTTATTCCACATACtagaattttcttggcacgaaaattcttctccacagTTATCTTGTCTGCTTCAGTGTACTCTTTGCTGGTTTTTGCCATTGAAAATGGAAGTTCATCTAGTACTCTGgttggaacataaggaccatcGCATATGATATCCCATAACTCACAATCCTCAACCATGATAAAATCAGGTATTCTTGatttccaccacccatagtattgtctATTGAACTTGGGTGGTCGgtatgtgttgatacccaatttttcctcaaactattattaaatttgtatatataccttcaaaatcaccttttataataattggtatttttccataattttccatattattaatttatttttttaatttattcattactttatatccaataattattcataaattatattacaagtaatttcaaagtatttcttatctcaatatatcatttttaatcctattagaatttaattattttacaaattagcCAATTTAgcattgtttggctataattacaataattttgcaattatagcctaattatacactttatgctattttaattcaataattggtcgttttatattttaaatattagttaattaccttaatttcacctatttagctttaattttattttacataattattatctatttttattaattatttatctaattttgatGCATATTTAACAATTAGCCATTCCTATTTAAATTATAACCTAATCAAAAAAGCCTCAAACCCAAttaaataacccaccaaacccaaGCCTAATGCACCATACCACCTGGCCCAATACCTCACTCAATCTGAACTGTTGATTAATTtcaatcaacggtccagatccccTCATACCATAATTAAACCTAATAGACTACCCCCTTCACTCATTCCCCCCCCCCATTCTCTCTCAACCGGTCTTTATAtctccctctctctatctctggtccTTTCTAGAACCTTCTCTTCTCCCCTCATCTCCGATGGACCCTGTCCACCTTCTCCGGTCACCTCCCTCGCCAGAAACCATGGTCTCTCACCATCTCTTGGCCTCTGCTTCAGCCCATGCCGGTTTGACACTACCCtgaggtcctcaggtgaacctTGAGCAGTTCAACTCCTACCCATGatttctcatgccattttccggccatccatggccgtaCGAGTAAGATCTATGATATTTCTGGCTAAAACCGGTAACAttctaaggttttctcatcttctctgggttctttgaaaccctaactcttaagattttccgatttcttttagatctgtcttagatatgtgtatattatgagcttttgttgttttcctcaaaggttttttCGAT contains:
- the LOC138884278 gene encoding uncharacterized protein — encoded protein: MVEDCELWDIICDGPYVPTRVLDELPFSMAKTSKEYTEADKITVEKNFRAKKILVCGIRPEEYNRISTFDTANEICEALQIAHEGTTQVKQSKIDMLTTEYELFKMRDDEFIQDMYTRFTSIINELHSLDEIIPRNKLELTVEELIGNLKTHELMKKINSERREPKREKNLNHHEKTAKTNSVPIKDFKRKRSADNMMRYALAAWGDSSSESKDEPNTGDSSMMAVEGEETGYDSNFALMAQSDDDEDNGNKEDKDSLTLELGESEQTKDNLVVVVTDHKKTIETLRKEKSDLLAEIVDLRETIVKPWTKSKPESSRKGKEIASEEQIRLENKVKAMRFRMCAEIEKKELLQTNLERVKNDLEKSLKWNWSSEATTALHTNDCENRQRAGIQREKTPHNPHSKYVIVSDNWPCTRCGNTGLFKEDVQAKNQSGQKNKVFAETGTVEGSGQQWFMDSGCSKHMTGNTTDFLSLKALQ